In one Diceros bicornis minor isolate mBicDic1 chromosome 2, mDicBic1.mat.cur, whole genome shotgun sequence genomic region, the following are encoded:
- the UBA7 gene encoding ubiquitin-like modifier-activating enzyme 7 isoform X1 codes for MDGIETSKLLDEELYSRQMYVLGLPAMQRIQEAKVLLSGLQGLGAEVAKNLVLMGVGSLTLHDPHPTCWSDLASQFFLSEQDLEKSRAEASQELVAKLNGAVQVCIHTGDITEDLLLDFQVVVLTASKLEEQLKVGSLCHKLGVCFLVADTRGLVGQLFCDFGEDFTVQDPTEAEPRTAAIQHISQGSPGILTLRKEADAHYFCDGDLVTFSGIEGMVELNGCAPQPIHVREDRTLEIGDTTTFSCYLRGGAVTEVKRPKTVSHKPLDAALLQPRVVAPSPQEVHRAHCLHQAFRALHKFQHHNGRPPRPWDPVDADMVVGLAQALEPLKGTEGETLEEPLDEALVRTVALSSSGGLSPMAAILGAVAAQEVLKAVSGKFMPLDQWLYFDALDCLLEHEKPLPNPEDCAPRRCRYDGQIAVFGAGFQKTLSHQHYLLVGAGAIGCELLKGFALVGLGTQGSGGVTVADMDYIERSNLSRQFFFRPQDIGRPKSEVAAKAAHRLNSDLQVTAFTNPLDPSTENIYEDNFFSRMDGVAAALDSFQARRYVAARCTHYLKPLLEAATQGTWGSASVFMPYVTDVYRAPASATASEDAPYPVCTVRHFPSTVEHTLQWARDEFEGLFYLSAKTINRHQQAPTSLADTDGPQVLTLLQGVLGVLRERPQTWQDCVVWALGHWQLCFHDGIMQLLKHFPPDKVLEDGTLFWSGPKRCPQPLEFDASQDTHLLYVLAAANLYAQMHGLPGSQDRTVLRGLLKFLPLPDPQHLAPNFVNDLDLDLASAEFGPEQLKKLHEALEVWSVGPPLQPLMFKKDNDSNFHMDFVVAAASLRAQNYGILPANRIQSKQIVGRIIPAIATTTAVVAGLVVLELYKVVGGARSLGAFRHSHLHLAENRFSRWVPRAPDIQMFHHLKWTCWHRLKVPAGQPERNLESLLAHLQEQHGLRVRMLLHGRALLYSAGWSPEKQAQHLPLRVTELVQQVTGRVPKPRQQVLVLELSCEGEEEDMTFPPLHYEL; via the exons ATGGACGGTATAGAGACCTCCAAGTTGCTGGATGAAGAGCTGTACTCGCGGCAGAT GTATGTGCTGGGCTTGCCAGCCATGCAGAGGATTCAGGAAGCCAAAGTTCTGCTGTCAGGCCTTCAGGGCTTGGGGGCTGAGGTGGCCAAGAACCTGGTCCTGATGGGCGTGGGCAGCCTCACTCTGCATGATCCCCACCCCACCTGCTGGTCTGACCTGGCTTCCCAG TTTTTCCTCTCAGAGCAGGACTTGGAAAAGAGCAGGGCTGAGGCATCTCAAGAACTTGTGGCTAAGCTCAATGGAGCTGTCCAGGTCTGCATCCACACAGGTGACATCACCGAGGACCTGCTGCTGGACTTCCAG gtggtggtGCTGACTGCCTCAAAGCTGGAGGAGCAACTGAAGGTGGGCTCCTTATGCCACAAGCTTGGAGTCTGCTTCCTGGTAGCTGACAccaggggccttgtggg GCAGTTGTTCTGTGACTTTGGAGAGGACTTCACTGTGCAGGACCCTACAGAGGCAGAACCCCGGACGGCTGCCATCCAGCACATTTCCCAG GGCTCTCCTGGCATTCTCACTCTGAGAAAAGAAGCTGATGCCCACTACTTCTGCGATGGGGATTTGGTGACTTTCTCAGGCATCGAGGGCATGGTTGAGCTCAACGGCTGTGCTCCCCAGCCTATCCACGTGCGGG aggacaggaccttggagATTGGGGACACAACAACTTTCTCCTGTTACTTGCGTGGCGGGGCTGTCACTGAGGTCAAGAGACCCAAGACTGTGAGCCAT AAGCCCTTGGATGCAGCCCTGCTCCAGCCCCGTGTGGTGGCCCCGAGTCCCCAGGAAGTTCACCGTGCCCACTGCCTGCATCAGGCCTTCCGTGCACTGCACAAGTTCCAGCACCACAATGGCCGCCCACCCCGGCCCTGGGATCCT GTTGATGCAGACATGGTGGTAGGCCTGGCCCAGGCCCTGGAACCACTGaaggggacagagggagagacaTTGGAAGAGCCGCTGGATGAGGCTCTAGTGCGGACAGTCGCCCTGAGTAGTTCTGGTGGCTTGAGCCCCATGGCAGCCATACTGGGTGCAGTGGCTGCCCAGGAAGTGCTGAAG GCAGTCTCCGGGAAGTTCATGCCCCTGGATCAGTGGCTGTACTTTGATGCCCTTGATTGTCTTCTGGAACATGAGAAGCCCCTTCCCAATCCCGAGGACTGTGCACCG AGACGATGCCGGTACGACGGGCAAATTGCAGTGTTTGGGGCTGGTTTTCAGAAGACGCTGAGCCACCAGCATTACCTCCTG GTGGGTGCTGGTGCTATCGGCTGTGAGCTGCTCAAAGGCTTCGCCCTAGTGGGCCTGGGGACCCAGGGCAGTGGGGGCGTGACTGTTGCTGACATGGACTACATAGAGCGCTCTAACCTCAGCCGTCAGTTCTTCTTCAGGCCCCAGGACATTGGT AGGCCCAAGTCAGAGGTGGCTGCAAAGGCCGCTCACCGCCTAAACTCAGACTTGCAGGTGACCGCCTTCACCAACCCGCTGGATCCCAGTACAGAGAATATATACGAGGACAACTTCTTCTCCCGTATGGATGGCGTGGCTGCTGCCCTGGACAGTTTCCAGGCCC GACGCTATGTGGCTGCTCGCTGCACCCACTATCTGAAGCCGCTGCTGGAAGCAGCCACACAGGGCACCTGGGGCAGTGCTTCAGTGTTCATGCCATATGTGACTGATGTCTACAGAGCCCCTGCCTCAGCTACAGCTTCGGAGGATGCCCCCTACCCTGTCTGCACCGTGCGACACTTCCCCAGCACAGTTGAGCACACCTTACAG tgGGCCCGGGATGAGTTTGAGGGGCTCTTCTATCTGTCTGCTAAGACCATCAACCGCCACCAACA GGCACCCACTTCTCTGGCAGATACGGATGGGCCACAGGTGCTGACTCTGCTGCAGGGGGTACTGGGTGTCCTGAGAGAGCGTCCACAGACCTGGCAAGACTGTGTGGTGTGGGCCCTTGGCCACTGGCAACTATGCTTCCATGATGGCATCATGCAGCTGCTGAAGCACTTCCCACCTGATAAA GTGCTTGAGGATGGAACTCTTTTCTGGTCAGGTCCTAAACGGTGTCCCCAGCCCTTGGAGTTTGACGCCAGCCAA GACACGCACCTCCTCTACGTGCTGGCGGCTGCCAACCTGTATGCCCAGATGCATGGGCTGCCTGGCTCACAGGACCGGACTGTGCTCAGGGGACTGCTAAAGTTTCTGCCACTGCCTGACCCTCAGCACCTGGCCCCCAACTTTGTTAATGACCTGGATCTGGATCTGGCTTCTGCTGAGTTTG GCCCTGAGCAGTTGAAGAAACTGCATGAAGCCCTGGAAGTCTGGAGTGTGGGCCCTCCCCTGCAGCCCCTGATGTTTAAGAAG GACAATGACAGCAACTTCCATATGGACTTTGTGGTGGCAGCAGCAAGCCTGCGAGCTCAGAACTATGGGATCCTACCCGCCAACCGCATCCAG AGCAAGCAAATCGTGGGCCGGATTATCCCAGCCATTGCTACCACTACAGCAGTTGTGGCAGGCCTGGTGGTCCTGGAACTGTATAAGGTGGTGGGCGGGGCACGGTCCCTCGGTGCCTTTCGCCACAGCCATCTGCATCTGGCTGAAAACCGCTTCAGCCGCTGGGTGCCTCGCGCCCCAGACATCCAGATG TTCCATCACCTGAAGTGGACCTGTTGGCACCGCCTGAAGGTGCCTGCTGGGCAGCCCGAGAGAAACCTAGAGTCGTTGCTGGCCCATCTCCAG GAACAACATGGGCTGAGGGTGAGGATGCTGCTGCACGGCCGGGCCCTGCTCTACTCAGCAGGATGGTCGCCTGAAAAGCAGGCCCAGCACCTGCCCCTCAG GGTGACAGAACTGGTGCAGCAGGTGACAGGCCGAGTGCCTAAGCCTAGGCAGCAGGTGCTGGTACTGGAGCTCAGCTgtgagggtgaggaggaggaCATGACCTTCCCACCCCTGCACTACGAGCTGTGA
- the UBA7 gene encoding ubiquitin-like modifier-activating enzyme 7 isoform X4 produces MQRIQEAKVLLSGLQGLGAEVAKNLVLMGVGSLTLHDPHPTCWSDLASQFFLSEQDLEKSRAEASQELVAKLNGAVQVCIHTGDITEDLLLDFQVVVLTASKLEEQLKVGSLCHKLGVCFLVADTRGLVGQLFCDFGEDFTVQDPTEAEPRTAAIQHISQGSPGILTLRKEADAHYFCDGDLVTFSGIEGMVELNGCAPQPIHVREDRTLEIGDTTTFSCYLRGGAVTEVKRPKTVSHKPLDAALLQPRVVAPSPQEVHRAHCLHQAFRALHKFQHHNGRPPRPWDPVDADMVVGLAQALEPLKGTEGETLEEPLDEALVRTVALSSSGGLSPMAAILGAVAAQEVLKAVSGKFMPLDQWLYFDALDCLLEHEKPLPNPEDCAPRRCRYDGQIAVFGAGFQKTLSHQHYLLVGAGAIGCELLKGFALVGLGTQGSGGVTVADMDYIERSNLSRQFFFRPQDIGRPKSEVAAKAAHRLNSDLQVTAFTNPLDPSTENIYEDNFFSRMDGVAAALDSFQARRYVAARCTHYLKPLLEAATQGTWGSASVFMPYVTDVYRAPASATASEDAPYPVCTVRHFPSTVEHTLQWARDEFEGLFYLSAKTINRHQQAPTSLADTDGPQVLTLLQGVLGVLRERPQTWQDCVVWALGHWQLCFHDGIMQLLKHFPPDKVLEDGTLFWSGPKRCPQPLEFDASQDTHLLYVLAAANLYAQMHGLPGSQDRTVLRGLLKFLPLPDPQHLAPNFVNDLDLDLASAEFGPEQLKKLHEALEVWSVGPPLQPLMFKKDNDSNFHMDFVVAAASLRAQNYGILPANRIQSKQIVGRIIPAIATTTAVVAGLVVLELYKVVGGARSLGAFRHSHLHLAENRFSRWVPRAPDIQMFHHLKWTCWHRLKVPAGQPERNLESLLAHLQEQHGLRVRMLLHGRALLYSAGWSPEKQAQHLPLRVTELVQQVTGRVPKPRQQVLVLELSCEGEEEDMTFPPLHYEL; encoded by the exons ATGCAGAGGATTCAGGAAGCCAAAGTTCTGCTGTCAGGCCTTCAGGGCTTGGGGGCTGAGGTGGCCAAGAACCTGGTCCTGATGGGCGTGGGCAGCCTCACTCTGCATGATCCCCACCCCACCTGCTGGTCTGACCTGGCTTCCCAG TTTTTCCTCTCAGAGCAGGACTTGGAAAAGAGCAGGGCTGAGGCATCTCAAGAACTTGTGGCTAAGCTCAATGGAGCTGTCCAGGTCTGCATCCACACAGGTGACATCACCGAGGACCTGCTGCTGGACTTCCAG gtggtggtGCTGACTGCCTCAAAGCTGGAGGAGCAACTGAAGGTGGGCTCCTTATGCCACAAGCTTGGAGTCTGCTTCCTGGTAGCTGACAccaggggccttgtggg GCAGTTGTTCTGTGACTTTGGAGAGGACTTCACTGTGCAGGACCCTACAGAGGCAGAACCCCGGACGGCTGCCATCCAGCACATTTCCCAG GGCTCTCCTGGCATTCTCACTCTGAGAAAAGAAGCTGATGCCCACTACTTCTGCGATGGGGATTTGGTGACTTTCTCAGGCATCGAGGGCATGGTTGAGCTCAACGGCTGTGCTCCCCAGCCTATCCACGTGCGGG aggacaggaccttggagATTGGGGACACAACAACTTTCTCCTGTTACTTGCGTGGCGGGGCTGTCACTGAGGTCAAGAGACCCAAGACTGTGAGCCAT AAGCCCTTGGATGCAGCCCTGCTCCAGCCCCGTGTGGTGGCCCCGAGTCCCCAGGAAGTTCACCGTGCCCACTGCCTGCATCAGGCCTTCCGTGCACTGCACAAGTTCCAGCACCACAATGGCCGCCCACCCCGGCCCTGGGATCCT GTTGATGCAGACATGGTGGTAGGCCTGGCCCAGGCCCTGGAACCACTGaaggggacagagggagagacaTTGGAAGAGCCGCTGGATGAGGCTCTAGTGCGGACAGTCGCCCTGAGTAGTTCTGGTGGCTTGAGCCCCATGGCAGCCATACTGGGTGCAGTGGCTGCCCAGGAAGTGCTGAAG GCAGTCTCCGGGAAGTTCATGCCCCTGGATCAGTGGCTGTACTTTGATGCCCTTGATTGTCTTCTGGAACATGAGAAGCCCCTTCCCAATCCCGAGGACTGTGCACCG AGACGATGCCGGTACGACGGGCAAATTGCAGTGTTTGGGGCTGGTTTTCAGAAGACGCTGAGCCACCAGCATTACCTCCTG GTGGGTGCTGGTGCTATCGGCTGTGAGCTGCTCAAAGGCTTCGCCCTAGTGGGCCTGGGGACCCAGGGCAGTGGGGGCGTGACTGTTGCTGACATGGACTACATAGAGCGCTCTAACCTCAGCCGTCAGTTCTTCTTCAGGCCCCAGGACATTGGT AGGCCCAAGTCAGAGGTGGCTGCAAAGGCCGCTCACCGCCTAAACTCAGACTTGCAGGTGACCGCCTTCACCAACCCGCTGGATCCCAGTACAGAGAATATATACGAGGACAACTTCTTCTCCCGTATGGATGGCGTGGCTGCTGCCCTGGACAGTTTCCAGGCCC GACGCTATGTGGCTGCTCGCTGCACCCACTATCTGAAGCCGCTGCTGGAAGCAGCCACACAGGGCACCTGGGGCAGTGCTTCAGTGTTCATGCCATATGTGACTGATGTCTACAGAGCCCCTGCCTCAGCTACAGCTTCGGAGGATGCCCCCTACCCTGTCTGCACCGTGCGACACTTCCCCAGCACAGTTGAGCACACCTTACAG tgGGCCCGGGATGAGTTTGAGGGGCTCTTCTATCTGTCTGCTAAGACCATCAACCGCCACCAACA GGCACCCACTTCTCTGGCAGATACGGATGGGCCACAGGTGCTGACTCTGCTGCAGGGGGTACTGGGTGTCCTGAGAGAGCGTCCACAGACCTGGCAAGACTGTGTGGTGTGGGCCCTTGGCCACTGGCAACTATGCTTCCATGATGGCATCATGCAGCTGCTGAAGCACTTCCCACCTGATAAA GTGCTTGAGGATGGAACTCTTTTCTGGTCAGGTCCTAAACGGTGTCCCCAGCCCTTGGAGTTTGACGCCAGCCAA GACACGCACCTCCTCTACGTGCTGGCGGCTGCCAACCTGTATGCCCAGATGCATGGGCTGCCTGGCTCACAGGACCGGACTGTGCTCAGGGGACTGCTAAAGTTTCTGCCACTGCCTGACCCTCAGCACCTGGCCCCCAACTTTGTTAATGACCTGGATCTGGATCTGGCTTCTGCTGAGTTTG GCCCTGAGCAGTTGAAGAAACTGCATGAAGCCCTGGAAGTCTGGAGTGTGGGCCCTCCCCTGCAGCCCCTGATGTTTAAGAAG GACAATGACAGCAACTTCCATATGGACTTTGTGGTGGCAGCAGCAAGCCTGCGAGCTCAGAACTATGGGATCCTACCCGCCAACCGCATCCAG AGCAAGCAAATCGTGGGCCGGATTATCCCAGCCATTGCTACCACTACAGCAGTTGTGGCAGGCCTGGTGGTCCTGGAACTGTATAAGGTGGTGGGCGGGGCACGGTCCCTCGGTGCCTTTCGCCACAGCCATCTGCATCTGGCTGAAAACCGCTTCAGCCGCTGGGTGCCTCGCGCCCCAGACATCCAGATG TTCCATCACCTGAAGTGGACCTGTTGGCACCGCCTGAAGGTGCCTGCTGGGCAGCCCGAGAGAAACCTAGAGTCGTTGCTGGCCCATCTCCAG GAACAACATGGGCTGAGGGTGAGGATGCTGCTGCACGGCCGGGCCCTGCTCTACTCAGCAGGATGGTCGCCTGAAAAGCAGGCCCAGCACCTGCCCCTCAG GGTGACAGAACTGGTGCAGCAGGTGACAGGCCGAGTGCCTAAGCCTAGGCAGCAGGTGCTGGTACTGGAGCTCAGCTgtgagggtgaggaggaggaCATGACCTTCCCACCCCTGCACTACGAGCTGTGA
- the UBA7 gene encoding ubiquitin-like modifier-activating enzyme 7 isoform X9, which yields MDGIETSKLLDEELYSRQMYVLGLPAMQRIQEAKVLLSGLQGLGAEVAKNLVLMGVGSLTLHDPHPTCWSDLASQFFLSEQDLEKSRAEASQELVAKLNGAVQVCIHTGDITEDLLLDFQVVVLTASKLEEQLKVGSLCHKLGVCFLVADTRGLVGQLFCDFGEDFTVQDPTEAEPRTAAIQHISQGSPGILTLRKEADAHYFCDGDLVTFSGIEGMVELNGCAPQPIHVREDRTLEIGDTTTFSCYLRGGAVTEVKRPKTVSHKPLDAALLQPRVVAPSPQEVHRAHCLHQAFRALHKFQHHNGRPPRPWDPRRCRYDGQIAVFGAGFQKTLSHQHYLLVGAGAIGCELLKGFALVGLGTQGSGGVTVADMDYIERSNLSRQFFFRPQDIGRPKSEVAAKAAHRLNSDLQVTAFTNPLDPSTENIYEDNFFSRMDGVAAALDSFQARRYVAARCTHYLKPLLEAATQGTWGSASVFMPYVTDVYRAPASATASEDAPYPVCTVRHFPSTVEHTLQWARDEFEGLFYLSAKTINRHQQAPTSLADTDGPQVLTLLQGVLGVLRERPQTWQDCVVWALGHWQLCFHDGIMQLLKHFPPDKVLEDGTLFWSGPKRCPQPLEFDASQDTHLLYVLAAANLYAQMHGLPGSQDRTVLRGLLKFLPLPDPQHLAPNFVNDLDLDLASAEFGPEQLKKLHEALEVWSVGPPLQPLMFKKDNDSNFHMDFVVAAASLRAQNYGILPANRIQSKQIVGRIIPAIATTTAVVAGLVVLELYKVVGGARSLGAFRHSHLHLAENRFSRWVPRAPDIQMFHHLKWTCWHRLKVPAGQPERNLESLLAHLQEQHGLRVRMLLHGRALLYSAGWSPEKQAQHLPLRVTELVQQVTGRVPKPRQQVLVLELSCEGEEEDMTFPPLHYEL from the exons ATGGACGGTATAGAGACCTCCAAGTTGCTGGATGAAGAGCTGTACTCGCGGCAGAT GTATGTGCTGGGCTTGCCAGCCATGCAGAGGATTCAGGAAGCCAAAGTTCTGCTGTCAGGCCTTCAGGGCTTGGGGGCTGAGGTGGCCAAGAACCTGGTCCTGATGGGCGTGGGCAGCCTCACTCTGCATGATCCCCACCCCACCTGCTGGTCTGACCTGGCTTCCCAG TTTTTCCTCTCAGAGCAGGACTTGGAAAAGAGCAGGGCTGAGGCATCTCAAGAACTTGTGGCTAAGCTCAATGGAGCTGTCCAGGTCTGCATCCACACAGGTGACATCACCGAGGACCTGCTGCTGGACTTCCAG gtggtggtGCTGACTGCCTCAAAGCTGGAGGAGCAACTGAAGGTGGGCTCCTTATGCCACAAGCTTGGAGTCTGCTTCCTGGTAGCTGACAccaggggccttgtggg GCAGTTGTTCTGTGACTTTGGAGAGGACTTCACTGTGCAGGACCCTACAGAGGCAGAACCCCGGACGGCTGCCATCCAGCACATTTCCCAG GGCTCTCCTGGCATTCTCACTCTGAGAAAAGAAGCTGATGCCCACTACTTCTGCGATGGGGATTTGGTGACTTTCTCAGGCATCGAGGGCATGGTTGAGCTCAACGGCTGTGCTCCCCAGCCTATCCACGTGCGGG aggacaggaccttggagATTGGGGACACAACAACTTTCTCCTGTTACTTGCGTGGCGGGGCTGTCACTGAGGTCAAGAGACCCAAGACTGTGAGCCAT AAGCCCTTGGATGCAGCCCTGCTCCAGCCCCGTGTGGTGGCCCCGAGTCCCCAGGAAGTTCACCGTGCCCACTGCCTGCATCAGGCCTTCCGTGCACTGCACAAGTTCCAGCACCACAATGGCCGCCCACCCCGGCCCTGGGATCCT AGACGATGCCGGTACGACGGGCAAATTGCAGTGTTTGGGGCTGGTTTTCAGAAGACGCTGAGCCACCAGCATTACCTCCTG GTGGGTGCTGGTGCTATCGGCTGTGAGCTGCTCAAAGGCTTCGCCCTAGTGGGCCTGGGGACCCAGGGCAGTGGGGGCGTGACTGTTGCTGACATGGACTACATAGAGCGCTCTAACCTCAGCCGTCAGTTCTTCTTCAGGCCCCAGGACATTGGT AGGCCCAAGTCAGAGGTGGCTGCAAAGGCCGCTCACCGCCTAAACTCAGACTTGCAGGTGACCGCCTTCACCAACCCGCTGGATCCCAGTACAGAGAATATATACGAGGACAACTTCTTCTCCCGTATGGATGGCGTGGCTGCTGCCCTGGACAGTTTCCAGGCCC GACGCTATGTGGCTGCTCGCTGCACCCACTATCTGAAGCCGCTGCTGGAAGCAGCCACACAGGGCACCTGGGGCAGTGCTTCAGTGTTCATGCCATATGTGACTGATGTCTACAGAGCCCCTGCCTCAGCTACAGCTTCGGAGGATGCCCCCTACCCTGTCTGCACCGTGCGACACTTCCCCAGCACAGTTGAGCACACCTTACAG tgGGCCCGGGATGAGTTTGAGGGGCTCTTCTATCTGTCTGCTAAGACCATCAACCGCCACCAACA GGCACCCACTTCTCTGGCAGATACGGATGGGCCACAGGTGCTGACTCTGCTGCAGGGGGTACTGGGTGTCCTGAGAGAGCGTCCACAGACCTGGCAAGACTGTGTGGTGTGGGCCCTTGGCCACTGGCAACTATGCTTCCATGATGGCATCATGCAGCTGCTGAAGCACTTCCCACCTGATAAA GTGCTTGAGGATGGAACTCTTTTCTGGTCAGGTCCTAAACGGTGTCCCCAGCCCTTGGAGTTTGACGCCAGCCAA GACACGCACCTCCTCTACGTGCTGGCGGCTGCCAACCTGTATGCCCAGATGCATGGGCTGCCTGGCTCACAGGACCGGACTGTGCTCAGGGGACTGCTAAAGTTTCTGCCACTGCCTGACCCTCAGCACCTGGCCCCCAACTTTGTTAATGACCTGGATCTGGATCTGGCTTCTGCTGAGTTTG GCCCTGAGCAGTTGAAGAAACTGCATGAAGCCCTGGAAGTCTGGAGTGTGGGCCCTCCCCTGCAGCCCCTGATGTTTAAGAAG GACAATGACAGCAACTTCCATATGGACTTTGTGGTGGCAGCAGCAAGCCTGCGAGCTCAGAACTATGGGATCCTACCCGCCAACCGCATCCAG AGCAAGCAAATCGTGGGCCGGATTATCCCAGCCATTGCTACCACTACAGCAGTTGTGGCAGGCCTGGTGGTCCTGGAACTGTATAAGGTGGTGGGCGGGGCACGGTCCCTCGGTGCCTTTCGCCACAGCCATCTGCATCTGGCTGAAAACCGCTTCAGCCGCTGGGTGCCTCGCGCCCCAGACATCCAGATG TTCCATCACCTGAAGTGGACCTGTTGGCACCGCCTGAAGGTGCCTGCTGGGCAGCCCGAGAGAAACCTAGAGTCGTTGCTGGCCCATCTCCAG GAACAACATGGGCTGAGGGTGAGGATGCTGCTGCACGGCCGGGCCCTGCTCTACTCAGCAGGATGGTCGCCTGAAAAGCAGGCCCAGCACCTGCCCCTCAG GGTGACAGAACTGGTGCAGCAGGTGACAGGCCGAGTGCCTAAGCCTAGGCAGCAGGTGCTGGTACTGGAGCTCAGCTgtgagggtgaggaggaggaCATGACCTTCCCACCCCTGCACTACGAGCTGTGA